A region of Hoeflea algicola DNA encodes the following proteins:
- a CDS encoding DUF6950 family protein yields the protein MNRAQIVSNIIKTARKEPYAYGVNDCFFLGLKVIDALQGTSHVKAFSGSYKTLRGAHRAMRKRGHGSVVTLYDEMLSEIPWGQSRIGDLAVVLLDDGEHVGVNGGQAWHSITEAGPRSWPLHLAMCAFKV from the coding sequence ATGAACCGCGCACAGATCGTTTCCAACATCATCAAGACGGCTCGGAAAGAGCCTTACGCCTATGGCGTCAATGATTGCTTTTTCCTTGGCTTGAAGGTGATCGACGCGCTGCAAGGGACCAGCCACGTCAAGGCGTTCTCGGGTTCCTACAAGACTCTCCGAGGTGCTCATAGAGCAATGCGTAAGCGCGGTCATGGTTCAGTGGTCACTCTCTATGACGAAATGCTGTCAGAGATCCCTTGGGGTCAATCCCGCATTGGCGATCTCGCGGTTGTGCTCTTGGACGATGGCGAACACGTAGGCGTTAACGGCGGGCAGGCTTGGCACTCAATCACCGAAGCAGGCCCGCGTTCATGGCCGCTTCACCTCGCCATGTGCGCATTCAAGGTCTAA
- a CDS encoding phage tail protein: MVFSLIGGAIAAAVGLGSATLFGVSAGAIIGGGLALAANLALSYLNRPKKTLSTAVQGQVQLGGDVADQVLFGTGKTKGHRIYYAKYGGGNAQNAEVFVLANGRCDGLEEYIYFYGEKHDLISVTPVDNEAARYTVDGFGSSINIRFYDGSPGQLADSELVAATSALGNPWKATSTVAGHAYVVVERTWSASLFDKGRPEFEFVLRGWCEYDPRKDSTVSGGSGSHRIDDPDTWEHSVNPAIHRLNFQLGLRGTLSGDVLVGVGKPISQIDVAMHMAAANVCDTERTIGGRTIPTYHCNLFVSAEDDHIAVLQMMEDAMAGYAVNRAGLDGVLAGAPQVPVLEITADGIRADAPRKSKNRRSGFDGINILSGQFTSIEAHYNPESLETVSSNADIAADGRKRPAGNDFLQVTDPDIAQYLLNIRYRQNRKAKQRSLPVSRKVGTRLQPGDWVTYEDTDWLITKWGFDRQFQFTLELAETGDDVYDEEGITAGPVIVAPSAPANPSLISTVSNFTVAAGLITGTNGAQTPALQFGWDDPEDPTVTAVQIQYRQNGTESPVFTATATDVAAGTLVMPGGVQSVLDYDARATISTQPDRLKSWTSWVTTVAPTQTVQLMLAEVAGDIRGTLDTMRAQIDDLHHRIELSGGDASMDTTERYLERRVITRQQGALKATVISEQQARIDGDAALAEDITAVEAMAEGANAGGLFKIEASAGAGDVLSRLTMYARASIEDAFEDAGLVIEVVGDGEDPPTLSGRVVISAAQFVVTDGTETNLPLVFEDGVLKIQNILFGDGVGGTITGATGKMVSDYVNERMTFSD; encoded by the coding sequence ATGGTATTTTCCCTAATTGGGGGCGCGATCGCTGCGGCGGTCGGCCTTGGCAGCGCTACCCTGTTTGGCGTGTCGGCGGGTGCTATCATTGGCGGCGGTCTCGCGCTCGCTGCCAATCTGGCACTGTCCTACCTCAATCGCCCAAAGAAGACGCTCAGCACGGCGGTCCAGGGTCAGGTTCAGCTTGGCGGCGATGTGGCCGATCAGGTTCTATTCGGCACAGGCAAGACCAAAGGCCACCGGATTTATTACGCCAAGTACGGCGGCGGCAATGCGCAAAACGCCGAAGTGTTCGTGCTCGCCAATGGCCGTTGCGATGGACTTGAAGAATACATCTATTTCTATGGTGAGAAGCACGATCTGATCAGCGTCACACCGGTCGACAACGAGGCGGCACGTTACACGGTTGACGGCTTCGGGTCTTCCATCAATATCCGCTTCTACGATGGATCGCCCGGCCAGCTTGCCGACAGCGAATTGGTCGCTGCAACGTCTGCGCTCGGCAATCCATGGAAAGCCACCAGCACGGTTGCTGGCCACGCTTATGTTGTGGTTGAGCGCACTTGGTCCGCAAGCCTGTTTGACAAAGGCAGACCGGAGTTTGAATTCGTGTTGCGCGGCTGGTGCGAATACGACCCGCGCAAGGACAGCACAGTTTCGGGCGGCTCGGGTTCACACCGCATCGATGACCCGGACACCTGGGAACACTCGGTCAACCCGGCGATCCATCGCCTGAACTTCCAGCTTGGGCTTCGCGGCACTCTTTCGGGTGACGTGCTGGTCGGCGTTGGCAAGCCCATCAGTCAGATTGATGTGGCAATGCACATGGCCGCAGCCAATGTGTGCGACACCGAACGCACTATCGGCGGGCGCACGATCCCCACATATCACTGCAATCTCTTTGTCTCGGCAGAAGATGACCACATTGCCGTTCTCCAGATGATGGAAGACGCAATGGCCGGCTATGCGGTCAACCGCGCTGGTCTTGATGGCGTTCTCGCTGGAGCCCCGCAAGTTCCGGTGCTGGAAATTACCGCAGACGGTATCCGGGCAGACGCACCGCGCAAGAGCAAAAACCGCAGATCCGGCTTCGACGGCATCAACATTCTGTCAGGCCAGTTCACTTCCATCGAGGCCCACTACAACCCGGAAAGTCTCGAAACGGTCAGTTCCAATGCAGACATTGCCGCTGATGGCCGCAAGCGTCCTGCCGGGAATGACTTCCTCCAGGTCACAGACCCGGACATTGCGCAATACCTGCTCAATATTCGGTATCGTCAGAACCGGAAGGCAAAGCAGCGTTCGCTGCCGGTATCGCGCAAGGTTGGAACACGGCTGCAACCCGGCGATTGGGTGACGTATGAAGACACAGACTGGCTGATCACCAAGTGGGGCTTTGATCGTCAATTCCAGTTTACGCTTGAATTGGCTGAGACCGGTGATGATGTCTATGACGAGGAAGGCATCACAGCCGGTCCGGTAATCGTCGCGCCGTCCGCTCCTGCCAACCCGTCGCTGATTTCAACAGTCTCGAACTTCACTGTTGCGGCGGGGCTGATTACAGGCACGAACGGCGCGCAGACACCGGCCTTGCAATTCGGCTGGGATGATCCGGAAGACCCGACCGTTACCGCCGTGCAAATCCAGTATAGGCAGAATGGGACAGAAAGCCCGGTCTTTACTGCGACAGCTACAGACGTGGCGGCTGGAACCCTCGTTATGCCAGGCGGGGTTCAGTCCGTGTTGGACTACGACGCGCGGGCGACGATATCCACGCAGCCTGACCGGCTCAAGTCATGGACTTCATGGGTTACGACCGTAGCGCCGACCCAGACAGTGCAGTTAATGCTTGCCGAAGTGGCGGGGGATATTCGGGGCACGCTCGACACCATGCGCGCGCAGATTGATGATCTGCACCACCGTATTGAACTTTCGGGCGGCGATGCGTCCATGGACACGACCGAGCGCTATCTGGAGCGCCGGGTGATTACCAGGCAGCAGGGCGCCCTCAAGGCAACCGTGATCAGCGAACAGCAGGCGCGGATTGATGGAGACGCGGCTCTAGCTGAGGATATCACGGCGGTTGAGGCCATGGCGGAAGGTGCCAATGCTGGCGGGCTGTTCAAGATTGAGGCGTCCGCAGGGGCGGGCGATGTGCTGTCAAGGCTGACAATGTATGCCCGCGCCTCGATTGAAGACGCATTCGAAGACGCTGGCTTGGTGATCGAAGTTGTCGGCGACGGTGAAGACCCTCCCACACTGTCAGGCAGGGTGGTTATTAGTGCCGCTCAATTTGTTGTGACGGACGGGACCGAAACCAACCTCCCGTTGGTGTTCGAGGACGGTGTCTTGAAAATTCAGAACATATTGTTTGGTGACGGCGTTGGCGGGACGATCACCGGGGCCACGGGCAAAATGGTGTCAGATTACGTCAACGAACGAATGACCTTTTCTGATTGA
- a CDS encoding DUF2163 domain-containing protein, whose amino-acid sequence MATALATEVGNQVDSGSIKVLPLVKIVLPGKGETPDKTVGYHTGGRPFTYSGQEYLPNRFLNDDGLVAALGNQITETTLVFSDVPTDNADDGIAAIENYQYINAAVTVSYLCGDPATDEILGVLVTQFYEINDVEFEVGALDEDGQATISLNISIETLSRRYRDQTYAKRSVEDQKRHNSATDTAFAYVATSPDWPEEWGQR is encoded by the coding sequence ATGGCCACAGCACTAGCAACAGAAGTCGGAAATCAGGTCGATAGCGGCTCGATCAAGGTTCTTCCCTTGGTCAAGATCGTTCTTCCCGGCAAGGGCGAAACCCCGGACAAAACCGTTGGTTACCATACGGGTGGGCGTCCATTCACCTATTCCGGGCAAGAGTACCTACCGAACCGCTTTCTGAATGATGACGGGCTTGTTGCAGCCCTCGGGAACCAGATCACCGAAACGACACTGGTATTTTCCGATGTGCCAACCGACAACGCAGATGACGGCATCGCTGCAATTGAGAATTACCAGTACATCAATGCGGCAGTGACTGTCTCCTATCTCTGCGGCGATCCGGCGACCGATGAAATCCTTGGGGTTCTGGTCACGCAGTTCTACGAAATCAACGATGTAGAATTTGAAGTTGGCGCGCTCGATGAAGATGGCCAAGCGACGATCTCGCTGAATATCTCGATTGAAACACTCTCCCGGCGCTACCGGGATCAGACCTATGCGAAGCGGTCTGTCGAGGATCAGAAGCGGCACAACTCAGCGACAGACACGGCGTTTGCATACGTCGCCACATCGCCAGACTGGCCGGAAGAATGGGGCCAACGATGA